A part of Ziziphus jujuba cultivar Dongzao chromosome 8, ASM3175591v1 genomic DNA contains:
- the LOC107435852 gene encoding UDP-glucosyltransferase 29-like has product MDATKRSMRVLMLPWLAYGHITPFLELAKKLAQRNFQIFFCSSPVNLNSIKHKISDHPNKPNNSIQFVELHLPSLPSLPQENHTMKGLPFLLFPILLKALDMTKPQLSDIIQTLKPDLIIYDVLPLWIPDLASSLNIPSIAIITGGVAFVCVMSFYHVEDDKHVDEREFPFPELYPDHLRIKFSQMRKLPPLSDEQGRDMSPLSMYKKSNSIILVKSCEELEGKYMDYLSASFGKRIVPLGPLVPELVNNDNEGMDIINWLNKKEKSPTVLVTVGSELSMGKEDMVEMAHGLELSNVNFIWVIRFNEGENIKIEDVLPNGFLERTTERGLIVENWIPQMKILSHENIGGFVSHCGWGSVMESIKFGVPIIAVPWALDGPWNARVVEVSGLGLEIERENKNGKLLRESVAKVIKKVVVEKSGEEIRRKAKEMSESIRMKDEEVTNRVVKELLQLCDS; this is encoded by the coding sequence ATGGACGCTACAAAGAGGAGTATGAGAGTTCTAATGCTTCCATGGTTGGCTTATGGCCATATAACTCCATTTCTAGAGTTAGCTAAAAAGCTTGCTCAAAGGAACTTCCAAATCTTTTTCTGTTCTTCTCCTGTCAAtctcaattccatcaaacaTAAAATTTCTGACCATCCAAACAAACCCAACAACTCCATACAATTCGTAGAGCTCCATCTTCCATCACTTCCTTCACTCCCTCAAGAAAACCACACCATGAAAGGTCTTCCATTCCTTCTCTTTCCCATCCTCTTGAAGGCCCTAGACATGACAAAACCTCAACTCTCCGATATCATTCAAACCCTTAAACCAGATTTGATCATCTATGATGTTCTTCCACTTTGGATACCTGATTTAGCttcttctctcaatattccATCCATTGCCATAATAACTGGGGGAGTGGCCTTTGTTTGCGTAATGTCTTTTTACCATGTTGAAGACGATAAACATGTTGATGAACGTGAATTCCCATTTCCAGAACTCTATCCTGATCATTTGAGAATAAAGTTTTCCCAAATGCGCAAGTTACCTCCTCTCTCTGATGAGCAAGGAAGAGATATGTCACCCCTAAGCATGTACAAGAAATCTAATAGTATCATTCTTGTAAAGTCTTGTGAAGAACTAGAGGGAAAATACATGGACTATCTTTCAGCTTCTTTTGGCAAGAGAATTGTTCCTCTTGGTCCTCTTGTTCCAGAATTGGTCAACAATGACAATGAGGGCATGGACATCATCAACTGGctcaacaagaaagaaaaatcacCCACGGTGCTTGTGACTGTTGGATCTGAGTTGAGCATGGGTAAGGAAGATATGGTGGAAATGGCTCATGGGCTAGAGCTTAGCAATGTGAATTTCATATGGGTTATTAGGTTCAATGAGGGAGAGAATATCAAGATTGAAGATGTTCTTCCAAATGGGTTCTTAGAAAGGACAACAGAGAGAGGATTAATTGTCGAGAATTGGATACCCCAAATGAAGATTCTGAGCCATGAAAACATTGGTGGGTTTGTGAGTCATTGTGGATGGGGTTCAGTGATGGAGAGCATCAAATTTGGTGTCCCAATTATAGCGGTGCCTTGGGCTCTTGATGGACCATGGAATGCAAGAGTAGTAGAGGTTTCTGGGCTTGGTTTGGAGATTgagagggaaaataaaaatgggaAGCTTCTAAGGGAAAGTGTTGCTAAAGTGATTAAAAAAGTGGTGGTGGAGAAAAGTGGAGAGGAAATTAGAAGGAAAGCAAAAGAAATGAGTGAGAGTATTAGAATGAAAGATGAGGAAGTGACTAATAGGGTGGTTAAGGAACTTTTACAACTTTgtgattcataa